The genomic window TGGAAGGCGGTGGCGACCGCGCCGCAGACGTCCGTCGTCACCGACGCCTCGCTCTGCCAGAGGATCTTCGGCAACCTGGTGTCGAACGCGATCAAGTATACCCCGGGCGGGGGACGGATCGAGGTCACCGGGGCCCAGGAGGGCGGGGATTGGTCCGTCGTCGTCCGCGACGACGGGCCGGGGATCCCCGAGGATTCCCTGGCCCGAGTGTTCGAGCCGTTCTACCGGCTGGCCCGGGACGAGCACTCGCGGATCGAGGGCAACGGGCTCGGCCTGACGATCTGCCGCGAGCTGACCGAACGCCTCGGCGGCCAGATCGAGATCGCTTCCGCGGAAGGTCGCGGCACGACCGTCCGGGTCTCCTTCCCGATGTCGAAGGACTGACGCGACCGCCGATCGATCGTCCGAGGCCTCCGCAGCGAAGGCGCACGCTACCTCGCGCCGCCCTTCGCCGGGCTCCGCCCTACTGGACAGACCCGGCCGTCCGGCGACGTCTCATTCGCATTCGGCCGCGACGGCGGAGCCGCCCGCCCGTCAGTTGACGCTCATGGAGGGAGCGAGGAGGCGGATGGTGGTGCCCTTCCCGGGCGCCCCCTCCAGGGCGAGGCTGCCGCGATGCCTGCGCCAGATCCCGCGGGCGATCGTCAGGCCGATGCCGGTGCGTTCCGGCCGGGTGGTGAAGAACGGCTCGGTGGCGTGCTCCATTACCTCCGGCGTCATCCCCGCCCCGTCGTCCCGGAGCTCCACGACCAGCCAGTCCCGAGGGGCGGGGCGCGTGCTGAACGCGAGCGTCCCGCGGCCTTCCGGCATGGCCTCCAGGGAGTTCTGGATCAGCAGCCGGAACATGATCTTGAGCAGGTCCGGCTGGGCGAGGAGGGGCGGCACGGGGGATAGGTCGAGCGTCCACTCGGCGCGGGGCCCGAGGGTGCCCCGCGCCTCGTCCACGAATCCGGGCAGCCATTCGTCCAGGCGTATGGCCGCGACCGGGCTCGTGGCCTGATCGAAGCCGACGGCGGTCAGGTCGTGGCTGATGCCGATGAGCTTGCGCGTGATCGTGGACGCGTCGAAGGCCGCGCGGATGATCGTCTCGACCCGGTCGCGGACTTCGAGGGAGCCGGACGGGCTCGACGTCCCCAGCGTGCGGAGGATCTCCCCCTGGCTCACGACCGTGCTGAGCGCATTGATCACGTGGTGGCCGACCGCAGAGCAGAGGTGGCCCAGGAGCGGCTTGAGCTCGTGATTCTCGATGGCCCCGTCGGGCAACATGTCGGTTTCCTCCGGCGGCGGGCCTCGCGACGAATTCCCCTTCGCGGCCGGCGGACCATCGCGAGGCCGGGTCGTCCCGCTCCCTGCCATTTAGGAATCTTTAACGAAGGATACGCGCCTCGATCCAATCGGCAATGTCGCGGACGTCGCCTCGCTCGCCGAAATCGGTCACGAGGATGACAAACTTGGCCGAGGAGACGTCCACGTCGATGGGCCGGGGGTCGTCGCGAGAGGACATGACGGGCGACGTGAAGAGGACCCTGTTGCCGTCCGTGATGACCCTGAAGACCACGCTGCCGAGGGGGCCCGCGGCGTCATCGACCCCGACCATCGCCTGGAACCGCCTGTCGCCGGGCTTGAGCGCGTAGGCCATGTACGTCCGGCTTTGCGTGCCGATGCCCCGGTCGAAGGAGCGTCCCTGGAGGACGAACCCGTGACCCTCCACGGTCCGGTCAGCCCGGTAGGGCCGCGTGGGGCCCACGTAGAACGAGTAGATGACCTTCTCGGGCTTCATCTCGGAGAGATAGGCCAACGAGCTGCCCCTGGGGACGATCCGCGAGACCTCGCCGAGCGGGACCCGGAAGGACTGCCCGAATCGCGTGGTCCCGACGACATGGCCCGCGTCCTGCGTCGCGCCGACGACGCCGAGGCGCGAGCCGTCCGCCAGCGTGATCTCCATGTAGTCCGAGGCCGGGCGCGGGTAGCTCACGACCCCCGGGTCGAATCCCACGGCGACGACCCCGGTTCGATCGATCTCGACCGGCTTGCCGTCGACCTGGAGCTTGATGACCCGGTCGTCCATGCCGAGGAAGCCGCCGCTCATGCGGTCGCCGTTGGCCAGCCAGACGACCTCGGATTTCCGCGGCTCCTCCCGGATCCGGTCCCAGGTCTGGTCGAAGGCGTCCGAGTCCGGCGGCGAGGCCAGGAGGAGGCCCAGGACGGCATCGAGGGGCAGAGTCAGCTTGCCGAGCGAGGAATGGGCCTGGACGTCCAGCGACGTGTCCGTCGTCGACCCGACGATCGTCCGCATGATGCGGTCGCCCTCGGGGAGCAGGACGTGCGACCCGTCGACGCTCGGCGACGCCGGGAGCGGATCTCGCGTCAGCTTGACGACCTCGCGGACGGGCAGCTCGCGCCGATCGGATCCGTCGCGGGTGATCGTGAAGCCCTTCGCGGAGAGGGCCGTGAGCCGGCCCTTGACGGTCTTCCCGTCCGTGCAAAGGGCCGCGAAGACCGGCCCCGCGCCGTCGGGCGCCTCGCCGGCCGCCGCTCCGGCCCCGGATGGCACGGCAAGGGCCACGAGGACTGCCACGGCGGTCGCGCAGGACGGCCGGCGGATACCGATGGGCCGAGGGTGGGTCGCGGGCACCGAGGTCTCCTCGCTCAACGCTGGAAGATCGGCAGGTAGTTGTTGGGGATCTGGAGGATGATCAGCGCCATGGCGGTCCCGTACTCGTTGCAGATGCTATCCTGCCAGAATCCCGCCGAGTACTGGCGTCGGATCAGCTCGTCGCGGATCGCGGGGTACCACTCGTTCCACTCCTCGCCCCCGCGGATCCAGAGGGCCTGCGCCGCGTAGTAGTGGCCGTAGAAGTAGTGGCTATACTGCCCCCTCGACTTGATCTCGCGCATGTACTGCCGGAGGTATGCGATGCCTTCGCGGATCTCCTTGCTGTCGTACTCGCCCGCGCTCTGGAGCGCGACGACGCCGGCGGCGGATCGCGGGAACGCGCTGGCCCCGCCCTGGAGCATGTAGCGGAATCCGCCGTCTGCGTTCTGCGACTGCTTGACGTATCGGATGCAGGCGTCGACCGTCTCCTTCGGGACGTACAGCCCGGCATTCCTCGCGGCCCGGAGGGCGTTGATCTGGCAGATGGTCACCGAGATGTCCGCGTCGTGGCGGACCGGCTGATAGCGCCAGCCCCCTTCATTGTTCTGCGTGTCGATGATCAGGCGGACCGCCTTCTGGAGCTTCTCGCGAATCTCGGGCCGGTGCGTCATGCCGTACGCCTCGGCGAGGAAGAGCGTGCCGAAGCCGTGGGAGTACATCGGGCCGTGCGTGGACGAGGACGCGACCGAGATGAAGCCGCTCGGCGAGGTGTTGTCCAGGACGTAGGCGAGGGCCTTGTCGATCTGGGCCCCGTACGGGCCGCGGCCGGGCGACGAGCCGGCCGACATGAAGGCCAGGCCGGCGAGGGAGGTGACCGCGATGTTGCCGCGGTACGTGGCCGTCCCGAACGAGCCGTCCGCGTTCTGGGACTTCGCCAGCCACGCCAGGGCGGAGCGGATCGCCTTGTCCGCGTCGGGTGTCAGCATCTCGGCGGTGCCCTCGGGGACGTCGCCGCGTTTCGCCTCCCCGAAGCCGCCGACCGACTTCGGCTTCTCCTTCGTCTGGGCCTGGCACGGGGCCGCCGCGAACACGACGAGCAAGGCCACCCCGAGCGCGGCGAGGATCGCGGCGGGCGCACCGCGGCGGGGCCGGCTGGCCGCTCCGGATTCTCTCATGGCTCACTCCCCGCGAACGAGCTTCTGCTTGGCGACCGAGACGTAGTACCGCTTGATCATGTCGCTCATGGTGGGGAGCGCCTCCTCCTTGAAGACGTTCTCCATCTCCTGTCGGAGCTCGGGCGGGAGGTGGCCCCAGATGTCCTTGCCGCCGGCCATGGCGTGGCGATCCGACGGCTTGGACGGCTTCTGGGCGGGGGCGCCGCCGGGGTTCGTCCCGGGCTCCTGGCCGGGCTCCTGGCCGCCCGGCTTCTGGCCCTGCTGCCGGACCATCCGGATCGTCCGGGAGCCCGACGAGCCGGACTGCCGGGCCTGCTCGATGAGCGTGTCGATCCGCTTGACGATCTCCTTCTGCCTGGACTGGGTCTCGCCGCCGGCCTCCTGCTTGCCGAGCCTCTGCTCGACCTCCCGCATCTGCTTGATGATGTCGGAGGTCGGCCCGCTCCCGCTCCCGCCCCCGTCGTCGCCTCGCTTCTTCTTGCGCTTGATGCCGGCAAATTCCTCGAGCTTCTCGTCGAGCTCCTTGTCCTTGCCCTCCAAGGCCCCCGCCCCAGGCTTGCGGCGGTCGTCCTTACCCTGGCCCTGGCCGCCTCCCGGGGGCTGGGGCTGCTCCCGATCCCCGCCGCCACCGCCGCCGGGCCGACGCTCCTCCGCGGCCGGCTCGTCCCTGGACTCGCCCAGCTTCTCCAGCAGGTCGTCGAGCTCCTTGTCCTTCCCGGAGACCGCGTCGGCCGCGGGCTTCGTGCCGGCCGGCCCGCCGTCGCCGGGCGGCTTGTCCTGCGTCTTTCCGCCCCCGCCTTTGGTCGCCCCCCCACCCTTGGCCGGGGCCTGCTCGGCCTTGCGGGACTGCGGCCCGGCGGGCGGGGCCTTCGCCTCGTCCTTCTTCAGGTCCTCCAGCAGGGAGTCCAGCGCCTCGTCCCGCGGCTTCCCGCCGGGATCCTGGGCCGGGGCCGGGGCCGAAGCGAGGTGAAGGAGCCCCAGCGCGAGCACCAACGAGCCGAGCACAGGCAGCGGGCCGCGATCGCGATCCATGGTCATTCCTCCCCGTCGTCGTGCTTGGGCCGGGTCATGTCGCGGACCAGGTCGGCCAGGGCACCCTGGTCGGTCGCCAGCCGCTCGGCCTCCCCGGCCAGCTCGGGGCTGGGCGCGGGATTCCTCCGGCGGGCCTCGTCGAGCGTCTCGGTCCGCTCATTGAGCTCCTGCTGGAGCGTCTTCAGCATCTTGAGCTGCGCGGTCGCGGGGATGCCGTCGCCCCCCTGCCCTCCGCCGCCGCCCCCTCCGCCGCCGCCCCCTCCGCCTCCGCCGCCCTTGGCTTGGTCCGCCTTGAGGGAATCCAGCAGCTGCTGGAAGCGCCTCGACGCGGCGCGGGCAGCCTTGAGCGTGTCCTCGTCGGTCTTGAGGGACTGGAGCCGCTCGGCGGCGGTCGCCATGCTCTCGCCGGCCTGCTTGAGGATGAGGGAGAAGACCGGGGCCCCTTCGAGCTGCTCCCCGAGTGCGCCGGTCTCGTCCCTCAGCCCGGACTGGACCTGCCCAAGGCCGCGGACTCCGGCCCGCTGGGCGATGGTGAGCTTGCCTTCCTGCCGCTTGCGAAGGTTCTCGTAGCCCTCCGCGTCCGTGACGGCCTTCGCCTGCCGCTCCGCGAGCGACTTGAGCTGGTCGCCCATGCGGGCGAGCTGCTCCATGCCCAGCCGCTCCTCGGCCTCCTTGCGGACGTTCTCGAGCTCCTCCTGCGCGTCGTTCAGGTCGGCGAGGGCCTCCTGCTCGTCCTTGTCGGCCTCCTCGCCCTGGTCCTGGTCGAGCTCGCCCTGCGCCTTGCTCATCTTGGCCGCGGCGTCCTCGCCCGCCCGCCCCGCGCGCTGGGCGTTGAGCTTGGCGAGCCGCTGGAGCTGCTTCTTCAGCTCCTGCTGGATCTGCTCCTGCTCCTTGGCGAGCTT from Aquisphaera giovannonii includes these protein-coding regions:
- a CDS encoding prenyltransferase/squalene oxidase repeat-containing protein — encoded protein: MRESGAASRPRRGAPAAILAALGVALLVVFAAAPCQAQTKEKPKSVGGFGEAKRGDVPEGTAEMLTPDADKAIRSALAWLAKSQNADGSFGTATYRGNIAVTSLAGLAFMSAGSSPGRGPYGAQIDKALAYVLDNTSPSGFISVASSSTHGPMYSHGFGTLFLAEAYGMTHRPEIREKLQKAVRLIIDTQNNEGGWRYQPVRHDADISVTICQINALRAARNAGLYVPKETVDACIRYVKQSQNADGGFRYMLQGGASAFPRSAAGVVALQSAGEYDSKEIREGIAYLRQYMREIKSRGQYSHYFYGHYYAAQALWIRGGEEWNEWYPAIRDELIRRQYSAGFWQDSICNEYGTAMALIILQIPNNYLPIFQR
- a CDS encoding sensor histidine kinase, translating into MLPDGAIENHELKPLLGHLCSAVGHHVINALSTVVSQGEILRTLGTSSPSGSLEVRDRVETIIRAAFDASTITRKLIGISHDLTAVGFDQATSPVAAIRLDEWLPGFVDEARGTLGPRAEWTLDLSPVPPLLAQPDLLKIMFRLLIQNSLEAMPEGRGTLAFSTRPAPRDWLVVELRDDGAGMTPEVMEHATEPFFTTRPERTGIGLTIARGIWRRHRGSLALEGAPGKGTTIRLLAPSMSVN
- a CDS encoding sensor histidine kinase — encoded protein: MDVHREARQGAPSKATAASVAIDQAELRTLLSSLSHELCRPLVSLRSGFDLLMGDSAFQAASEHRVHLVNMVALCDDMLRLARGYLDYAALINGARSASLGTFSLGALVGEIDRQFREEALGKGLQWKAVATAPQTSVVTDASLCQRIFGNLVSNAIKYTPGGGRIEVTGAQEGGDWSVVVRDDGPGIPEDSLARVFEPFYRLARDEHSRIEGNGLGLTICRELTERLGGQIEIASAEGRGTTVRVSFPMSKD
- a CDS encoding NPCBM/NEW2 domain-containing protein gives rise to the protein MPATHPRPIGIRRPSCATAVAVLVALAVPSGAGAAAGEAPDGAGPVFAALCTDGKTVKGRLTALSAKGFTITRDGSDRRELPVREVVKLTRDPLPASPSVDGSHVLLPEGDRIMRTIVGSTTDTSLDVQAHSSLGKLTLPLDAVLGLLLASPPDSDAFDQTWDRIREEPRKSEVVWLANGDRMSGGFLGMDDRVIKLQVDGKPVEIDRTGVVAVGFDPGVVSYPRPASDYMEITLADGSRLGVVGATQDAGHVVGTTRFGQSFRVPLGEVSRIVPRGSSLAYLSEMKPEKVIYSFYVGPTRPYRADRTVEGHGFVLQGRSFDRGIGTQSRTYMAYALKPGDRRFQAMVGVDDAAGPLGSVVFRVITDGNRVLFTSPVMSSRDDPRPIDVDVSSAKFVILVTDFGERGDVRDIADWIEARILR